Proteins from one Listeria innocua genomic window:
- a CDS encoding 1-propanol dehydrogenase PduQ, translating into MQKVSFKTDLYIGQGATDRLLDFKDKQIFIVTDPFMVSSGMINAITEKIDKSNTYTIFSDIIPDPPIENVVAGIEVLNECDANLMIAIGGGSAIDAAKAMKFFGQKLGTVRAMPFIVIPTTSGTGSEVTSFSVITNKEKAIKYPLITDAILPDEAILDADLVKSVPPAITADTGMDVLTHALEAYVSTKANDYSDAMAEKVIQLVFTYLERAYKDGNDLEAREKMHNASCLAGMAFNITSLGLNHGIAHTAGAKFKIPHGRMNTLLLPHVISYNAGLTSDFGNNPDNRAAERYTAIAKLLKMPASNTRLGVRSLINAIKQLQKKLNMPTTLSECGVSRTDLNEHIAQIAEGALNDGCTATNPRTPTETDVSAILEKMLA; encoded by the coding sequence ATGCAAAAAGTTAGTTTTAAAACAGATCTTTACATTGGCCAAGGAGCAACAGATCGTTTACTGGATTTTAAAGACAAACAAATTTTCATCGTAACAGATCCATTTATGGTGAGCTCAGGAATGATTAATGCTATTACGGAAAAAATTGATAAGTCGAATACATATACTATTTTTAGCGATATTATTCCTGACCCGCCAATTGAAAACGTTGTAGCTGGAATTGAAGTTTTAAACGAATGTGATGCCAACTTGATGATCGCTATCGGTGGTGGTTCCGCGATTGATGCGGCGAAAGCGATGAAATTCTTTGGTCAAAAACTTGGTACGGTGCGCGCAATGCCATTCATCGTAATCCCAACTACAAGTGGAACTGGTTCTGAAGTTACTAGTTTTTCTGTCATTACGAATAAAGAAAAAGCAATTAAATATCCACTTATTACTGATGCTATTTTGCCGGATGAAGCGATTTTAGATGCGGATTTAGTGAAATCTGTTCCACCTGCAATCACAGCAGACACTGGTATGGATGTACTCACACATGCGCTAGAAGCATACGTTTCCACAAAAGCAAATGATTATTCGGACGCAATGGCTGAAAAAGTAATCCAATTAGTATTCACATACTTGGAGCGCGCTTATAAAGACGGAAATGATTTAGAAGCACGCGAAAAAATGCATAATGCTTCTTGTTTAGCAGGTATGGCATTTAATATTACCTCACTTGGTTTAAACCATGGTATCGCTCACACAGCCGGTGCTAAGTTTAAAATTCCACATGGTCGTATGAATACTTTACTTTTGCCACATGTTATTAGTTATAATGCTGGATTAACAAGTGATTTTGGTAACAATCCAGATAACCGTGCTGCAGAACGTTATACAGCAATTGCCAAATTACTAAAAATGCCAGCTTCCAATACAAGACTTGGCGTTCGTAGCTTAATTAACGCAATTAAACAACTTCAAAAGAAACTCAATATGCCAACAACATTATCTGAATGTGGCGTTAGTCGTACCGATTTAAACGAGCATATTGCGCAAATCGCGGAAGGTGCGCTGAATGATGGTTGTACTGCAACTAATCCAAGAACACCGACAGAAACAGATGTTAGTGCGATTCTCGAAAAAATGTTGGCTTAA
- a CDS encoding BMC domain-containing protein, protein MPNEALGLIEVTGFLGAVVAADTCLKAANVELIRCEVIKGGLTTVELTGDVGAVNAAVEAGKAATESLGCLISSHVIARMSEETKSLFVKAEQEIEETKEVIQEVVEVKTTTDETEKKLREMKVIDLRKLAYTLDNVPIPKSKIKYANKDKLVHALKDIYGRSEN, encoded by the coding sequence ATGCCAAATGAAGCACTTGGTTTAATTGAAGTCACTGGTTTCCTTGGTGCTGTGGTTGCCGCTGATACTTGTTTAAAAGCAGCAAATGTTGAATTAATTAGATGTGAAGTCATTAAAGGTGGCTTAACAACAGTTGAATTAACAGGCGATGTTGGTGCTGTAAATGCAGCAGTGGAAGCAGGAAAAGCAGCTACAGAAAGCTTAGGTTGCCTCATTTCTAGTCACGTGATAGCAAGAATGAGTGAAGAAACGAAATCACTCTTTGTAAAAGCTGAGCAAGAAATAGAAGAAACAAAAGAAGTTATCCAAGAAGTCGTAGAAGTAAAAACAACTACAGATGAAACGGAAAAGAAACTTCGCGAAATGAAAGTTATTGATTTAAGGAAACTTGCTTACACATTAGATAATGTGCCTATCCCAAAAAGCAAGATTAAATATGCGAACAAGGATAAACTTGTTCACGCACTAAAAGATATTTATGGAAGGAGTGAAAACTAG
- the cobD gene encoding threonine-phosphate decarboxylase CobD yields the protein MKITTAMHGGNYNELAKQHGLTKEMILDFSANINPLGVPASLKQTITANLDKLVEYPEPDYLALRARIASFHQLDLANVIPGNGATELIFGIAKVTKAQKVLLLAPTFAEYERAFFDAEIIYAELTKETHFAAAETVLEMIKRETDLEAVCLCNPNNPTGQLISQQEMIQIAELCEERNIYLIIDEAFMDFLEGNETISMINYLGSFPHLAIIRAFTKFFAIPGLRLGYLLTKNDLLAEALLQMREPWSINTFADMAGQVLLDDTDYITQTYNWISAERDFLYQELSKFSELTVYRPSVNYIFFHLETPLDLRKELLLKGIFIRSCANYRGLTENYYRVAVKARCDNTKLIRALEVIFSGN from the coding sequence GTGAAAATAACGACGGCAATGCACGGTGGCAACTATAACGAACTAGCAAAACAACATGGATTAACCAAAGAAATGATTCTGGATTTTAGTGCGAATATTAATCCACTTGGCGTTCCAGCTAGTTTGAAACAAACGATAACAGCGAATTTGGATAAACTGGTGGAATATCCAGAACCAGATTACTTAGCGCTCCGTGCGCGTATTGCCTCGTTTCATCAACTTGACTTAGCAAATGTTATTCCAGGAAACGGTGCTACTGAGCTGATTTTCGGAATCGCAAAAGTAACCAAGGCGCAAAAAGTTCTCTTACTTGCGCCTACTTTTGCGGAATATGAACGGGCTTTTTTTGATGCGGAAATTATTTATGCAGAATTAACGAAAGAAACTCATTTTGCTGCAGCGGAAACGGTACTAGAAATGATTAAACGCGAAACAGATCTTGAAGCGGTTTGTTTGTGCAACCCGAATAATCCAACCGGACAATTAATATCGCAGCAAGAAATGATCCAAATTGCAGAATTATGTGAAGAACGAAACATATATTTAATCATTGATGAGGCGTTTATGGATTTTTTAGAAGGCAACGAAACAATTTCGATGATTAATTATTTAGGGAGCTTTCCACATTTAGCAATTATCCGGGCATTCACAAAATTTTTTGCAATTCCAGGGCTAAGACTTGGTTATTTGTTGACCAAAAATGATTTGCTAGCTGAAGCATTATTACAAATGCGTGAACCTTGGTCTATCAATACTTTTGCCGATATGGCTGGTCAAGTATTACTAGATGATACAGACTACATCACTCAAACATACAACTGGATTTCAGCTGAACGAGATTTTTTATATCAAGAGTTGTCTAAGTTTAGCGAACTAACCGTGTATCGCCCAAGTGTAAACTACATATTTTTCCATCTTGAAACACCGCTTGACTTACGAAAAGAATTATTGTTAAAAGGGATTTTTATACGGAGTTGCGCCAATTACCGTGGACTCACTGAAAATTATTACCGAGTTGCGGTGAAAGCTAGATGTGATAATACCAAGCTTATAAGAGCGCTCGAGGTGATTTTTAGTGGAAATTAA
- the eutC gene encoding ethanolamine ammonia-lyase subunit EutC translates to MNEQELKQMIEGILTEMSGGKTTDTVAAAPTKSVVETVVTEGSIPDITEVDIKKQLLVPEPADREGYLKMKQMTPARLGLWRAGPRYKTETILRFRADHAVAQDSVFSYVSEDLVKEMNFIPVNTKCHDKDEYLTRPDLGREFDDEMVEVIRANTTKNAKLQIVVGDGLSSAAIEANIKDILPSIKQGLKMYNLDFDNIIFVKHCRVPSMDQIGEITGADVVCLLVGERPGLVTAESMSAYIAYKPTVGMPEARRTVISNIHSGGTPPVEAGAYIAELIHNMLEKKCSGIDLK, encoded by the coding sequence ATGAACGAACAAGAATTAAAACAAATGATTGAAGGCATTTTAACGGAAATGTCCGGTGGTAAAACAACCGATACAGTAGCAGCTGCGCCAACTAAATCTGTAGTTGAAACAGTTGTAACAGAAGGTAGCATCCCGGATATTACTGAAGTTGACATTAAAAAACAATTACTAGTACCAGAACCAGCTGACCGCGAAGGCTATTTGAAAATGAAACAAATGACCCCAGCAAGACTTGGTTTATGGCGCGCTGGTCCACGTTATAAAACAGAAACAATTCTTCGTTTCCGTGCGGACCATGCTGTTGCACAAGATTCCGTGTTCTCTTATGTTTCAGAGGATTTAGTCAAAGAAATGAACTTCATCCCAGTAAATACGAAATGTCATGATAAAGACGAATACTTAACTCGTCCAGACTTAGGTCGTGAATTTGATGATGAAATGGTGGAAGTGATTCGTGCGAATACTACGAAAAACGCGAAACTACAAATCGTTGTCGGTGACGGACTTAGTTCTGCAGCAATTGAAGCAAACATCAAAGACATATTACCTTCTATTAAACAAGGTTTGAAAATGTATAACTTAGACTTTGATAATATTATTTTTGTAAAACATTGTCGTGTGCCATCCATGGATCAAATCGGCGAAATCACTGGCGCTGACGTTGTGTGCTTACTTGTAGGCGAACGTCCAGGTCTTGTAACTGCTGAATCTATGAGTGCTTATATTGCTTATAAACCAACAGTTGGTATGCCAGAAGCTCGTCGTACTGTTATTTCTAACATTCATAGCGGCGGAACTCCACCAGTTGAAGCAGGCGCATATATTGCTGAATTAATTCACAATATGCTTGAGAAAAAATGTTCTGGTATTGATTTAAAATAA
- a CDS encoding sensor histidine kinase translates to MTKTIREMCLRYTDLAEYDIDELIHTAKSLSESSMYQDVDVFIDVYNKLTSEALVIHHTPPKSTKSLYKNNVVGETALRSNEPGVLRTLETGMNSNDLLAKTQENVLIRQKVYPIRNKQRVIAVLILENDISAEIKAHFEIDNEETAYRDVSTTLSAMSKLTDSITDQLDDAILIFDRNGILQQKNCAADQYYERLGYMENIQGMHYDNLSLDQMMFDAIMYQIETGKQPVQLKKEVVIAGNYFIMKQIFVKEEDEQECRFILILHDVTDIKVKEAEIVSKSVAIREIHHRVKNNLQSVVSLLRIQGRRSTSVEAQKVLNESVSRILAIAATHELLSKQMEDGINLYMVIEAVAYNIERCCNDCPQVAVRMDIDKRIYLDSDRTVALALVMNELLQNSYDHAFHPNESGEILLQIKEEKNIIHAEVSDNGHGFNVRKVSEKSLGLSIVKSYIKDKLRGKVTIESNEHGTKTMFDFKYNSIHATKK, encoded by the coding sequence ATGACTAAGACGATTCGAGAAATGTGTTTACGCTATACGGACTTGGCAGAATATGATATTGATGAATTAATACATACTGCAAAATCGTTAAGCGAGTCTTCCATGTATCAAGATGTAGATGTTTTCATTGATGTTTATAACAAACTTACTAGTGAAGCACTTGTTATTCATCATACGCCGCCAAAATCAACCAAGTCACTTTATAAAAACAATGTAGTTGGAGAAACTGCTCTTCGGAGTAATGAACCTGGTGTACTTAGAACACTTGAAACAGGTATGAACTCCAACGACTTGCTTGCCAAAACACAAGAAAACGTATTAATTCGTCAAAAAGTGTATCCTATCCGTAACAAACAACGAGTCATTGCCGTACTTATTCTAGAAAATGATATTAGTGCAGAAATTAAAGCTCATTTTGAAATCGACAATGAAGAAACAGCCTATAGGGATGTTTCTACAACACTTTCCGCGATGAGTAAATTAACCGATTCTATTACTGATCAACTAGATGATGCAATCTTGATTTTTGATCGTAACGGTATTTTACAACAAAAAAACTGCGCTGCTGACCAGTATTATGAACGACTCGGCTACATGGAAAATATCCAAGGAATGCATTATGATAATTTATCTCTCGACCAGATGATGTTTGATGCAATTATGTATCAAATCGAAACGGGAAAACAGCCAGTTCAATTAAAAAAAGAAGTGGTTATTGCCGGGAATTACTTTATTATGAAGCAAATTTTTGTGAAAGAAGAGGATGAACAAGAATGTCGTTTTATCCTTATCTTACATGATGTCACGGATATTAAAGTGAAAGAAGCGGAAATCGTTTCAAAATCGGTGGCAATTCGCGAAATTCATCATCGTGTGAAGAATAATCTACAATCAGTTGTTTCACTGCTGAGAATTCAAGGCAGACGTTCTACAAGCGTGGAAGCACAGAAGGTTTTGAATGAGAGTGTCAGTCGTATCCTTGCAATTGCAGCTACACATGAACTTTTATCCAAGCAGATGGAAGACGGCATCAACTTATATATGGTAATTGAAGCAGTCGCCTATAATATTGAAAGATGTTGTAACGATTGTCCGCAAGTTGCAGTTAGAATGGATATTGATAAACGGATTTACTTGGATAGTGACCGAACCGTGGCACTAGCACTTGTTATGAATGAACTACTACAAAATTCATATGATCATGCTTTCCATCCAAATGAATCAGGCGAAATTTTACTACAAATAAAAGAAGAAAAAAATATTATTCACGCAGAAGTAAGCGATAATGGTCATGGCTTTAATGTTCGGAAAGTATCCGAAAAAAGCCTAGGACTTTCCATTGTCAAAAGTTACATCAAAGATAAACTGCGCGGTAAAGTAACAATTGAATCAAATGAACATGGAACTAAAACAATGTTCGATTTTAAATACAATTCAATCCATGCTACAAAGAAGTAG
- the eutA gene encoding ethanolamine ammonia-lyase reactivating factor EutA, producing the protein MTETILSVGIDLGTSTTQLILSELEIQNMASSFTVPRIVISDKRIIFRSEILFTPILADNLIDVDAIRDFVTKEYANAGIKKEEIGMGAVIITGETARKDNASNVLDAMSGFAGDFVVATAGPDLESIIAGKGAGAHTYSKENSTCVVNLDIGGGTTNLSLFDRGELIDTACLDIGGRLIKVDRETRKITYIAPKIQALIEKRGYPITLGEKTSPENLQPILGEMVELLKNSVGLGAPNDFYETIITNKGLKFLAEIECISFSGGVADCISTGALSDPFRYGDIGLLLGKSIAESSLMTEKKYIESVETIRATVVGAGSHTAEISGSTITYTEKIFPVKNIPILKLAKQEENENMAEVIKEKLNWFKIDEDMERIALAIEGENSPSFQQVTEYAKAICEGMKEPISLGHPLIIITWHDMAKALGQSIFGHLPAGYPLICLDSVKVDNGDYIDIGKPVADGKVLPVVVKTLVFN; encoded by the coding sequence TTGACGGAAACGATTTTAAGTGTAGGGATTGACCTTGGTACGTCGACAACACAACTCATTTTATCCGAGTTAGAAATTCAAAATATGGCATCAAGCTTCACAGTGCCGCGCATTGTGATTTCAGATAAGCGAATCATTTTTAGAAGCGAGATTCTTTTTACACCGATTCTTGCTGATAATTTAATTGATGTAGATGCAATTCGTGATTTTGTAACGAAAGAATATGCGAATGCTGGGATTAAGAAAGAAGAAATCGGCATGGGGGCAGTTATTATTACAGGTGAAACGGCTCGTAAAGATAATGCGAGTAACGTTCTAGATGCGATGAGCGGTTTTGCAGGAGACTTTGTCGTTGCTACAGCTGGACCTGATTTAGAAAGTATTATTGCTGGAAAAGGAGCAGGTGCGCATACTTATTCTAAAGAAAATAGTACTTGTGTTGTGAATCTGGATATAGGTGGCGGGACAACAAATTTATCGCTATTTGATCGCGGTGAGCTTATTGATACAGCATGCCTTGATATTGGTGGTCGGTTAATCAAAGTGGACCGTGAAACAAGAAAAATCACCTATATTGCCCCAAAAATTCAAGCTTTAATAGAAAAACGTGGTTATCCAATCACGCTAGGTGAGAAAACCTCGCCAGAAAATTTACAACCAATTCTAGGTGAAATGGTAGAGTTACTTAAAAACAGTGTCGGTCTTGGAGCTCCAAATGATTTTTACGAAACAATCATCACAAATAAAGGCTTAAAATTCCTTGCTGAAATTGAATGTATTTCTTTTTCAGGCGGTGTGGCTGATTGTATTTCAACTGGTGCTTTAAGTGATCCGTTTAGATACGGAGATATTGGTCTTTTACTCGGAAAGTCAATAGCTGAATCTAGCTTGATGACCGAAAAAAAGTATATCGAATCTGTCGAAACCATACGGGCAACTGTGGTAGGAGCCGGTTCACACACAGCAGAAATTAGTGGTAGTACAATCACTTATACCGAGAAAATTTTCCCAGTAAAAAACATTCCTATTTTGAAACTTGCCAAACAAGAAGAAAATGAAAATATGGCAGAAGTCATCAAGGAAAAACTCAACTGGTTCAAAATAGATGAAGATATGGAACGGATTGCACTTGCAATTGAAGGGGAGAATAGCCCCAGTTTCCAGCAAGTAACAGAATATGCAAAGGCCATTTGCGAGGGGATGAAAGAACCGATTTCACTTGGGCACCCACTAATTATCATTACTTGGCACGACATGGCAAAAGCGCTCGGACAAAGTATTTTCGGGCATTTACCAGCCGGCTATCCACTGATTTGTTTGGATAGTGTCAAAGTCGATAACGGTGATTATATTGATATAGGAAAACCAGTTGCTGACGGGAAAGTGCTACCAGTAGTAGTAAAAACCTTAGTCTTTAACTGA
- a CDS encoding ethanolamine ammonia-lyase subunit EutB, which yields MILKTNLFGHTYQFKSITDVLAKANEEKSGDRLAGVAAESAEERVAAKVVLSKMTLGDLRNNPVVPYETDEVTRIIQDQVNERIHDSIKNWTVEELREWILDHKTTDADIKRVARGLTSEIIAAVTKLMSNLDLIYGAKKIRVIAHANTTIGLPGTFSARLQPNHPTDDPDGILASLMEGLTYGIGDAVIGLNPVDDSTDSVVRLLNKFEEFRSKWDVPTQTCVLAHVKTQMEAMRRGAPTGLVFQSIAGSEKGNTAFGFDGATIEEARQLALQSGAATGPNVMYFETGQGSELSSDAHFGVDQVTMEARCYGFAKKFDPFLVNTVVGFIGPEYLYDSKQVIRAGLEDHFMGKLTGISMGCDVCYTNHMKADQNDVENLSVLLTAAGCNFIMGIPHGDDVMLNYQTTGYHETATLRELFGLKPIKEFDQWMEKMGFSENGKLTSRAGDASIFLK from the coding sequence ATGATTTTAAAAACGAATTTATTCGGCCATACATACCAGTTCAAATCCATCACTGATGTGTTGGCAAAAGCAAACGAAGAAAAATCGGGCGACCGTTTAGCCGGAGTTGCTGCTGAATCTGCAGAAGAACGTGTAGCTGCCAAAGTGGTGCTTTCTAAAATGACGCTTGGAGATTTACGTAATAATCCGGTTGTCCCATATGAAACAGATGAGGTAACCCGTATTATTCAAGACCAAGTAAATGAACGTATCCATGATTCCATTAAAAACTGGACAGTGGAAGAATTACGGGAATGGATTTTAGACCATAAAACAACAGATGCTGACATTAAACGTGTTGCACGCGGCCTAACATCAGAAATTATTGCTGCTGTTACAAAATTAATGTCCAACCTAGATTTAATTTATGGAGCGAAAAAAATTCGTGTTATCGCACATGCGAACACAACAATCGGTCTTCCAGGAACTTTCTCCGCTAGACTACAACCAAACCATCCAACTGATGATCCTGATGGTATCCTTGCTTCTTTAATGGAAGGATTAACTTACGGTATTGGGGATGCGGTAATCGGACTTAACCCAGTAGATGATTCTACTGATAGCGTTGTTCGTTTACTTAATAAATTTGAAGAATTTCGTAGTAAATGGGATGTGCCAACACAAACTTGTGTACTAGCGCACGTGAAGACTCAAATGGAAGCAATGCGTCGCGGCGCTCCAACTGGTCTTGTATTCCAATCTATCGCAGGTTCTGAAAAAGGAAATACAGCTTTCGGTTTTGACGGAGCAACGATTGAAGAAGCTAGACAATTAGCTCTTCAAAGTGGTGCTGCAACTGGACCAAACGTTATGTATTTTGAAACAGGACAAGGTTCTGAACTTTCTTCTGACGCTCATTTCGGCGTAGACCAAGTAACAATGGAAGCTCGCTGTTATGGTTTTGCGAAGAAATTTGATCCATTCCTAGTGAATACAGTAGTTGGATTTATCGGACCTGAGTATTTATACGATTCCAAACAAGTAATTCGCGCCGGCCTAGAAGATCACTTCATGGGTAAATTAACTGGTATCTCTATGGGCTGTGACGTATGTTACACAAACCATATGAAAGCCGACCAAAACGACGTAGAAAACTTATCCGTGCTTCTAACTGCAGCAGGATGTAACTTTATCATGGGTATTCCTCATGGTGATGACGTAATGCTTAACTACCAAACAACTGGTTACCATGAAACAGCTACTTTACGTGAATTATTTGGTCTAAAACCGATTAAAGAATTTGATCAGTGGATGGAAAAAATGGGATTCAGCGAAAATGGTAAATTAACTAGCCGTGCTGGAGATGCATCTATTTTCCTAAAATAA
- a CDS encoding ANTAR domain-containing response regulator codes for MTGMNGRIVIADDEPITRMDIRDILEEANYNVVGEATDGFEAIELCKSHQPDLVIMDIQMPLLDGLKAGKRIISEGLAGGIILLTAFSDPKNTEKAKGFGALGYLVKPLDEKSLIPTVEMSIAKGRETRKLEQQLEKLTKKLEERKVIEKAKGVLMIENNITEEEAYNMIRNLSMDKRCPMMEIAETIVMSDD; via the coding sequence GTGACAGGAATGAATGGAAGAATTGTAATAGCCGATGATGAACCTATTACAAGAATGGATATCCGAGACATATTGGAAGAAGCGAACTACAATGTTGTAGGGGAAGCGACAGATGGTTTTGAAGCAATTGAACTTTGTAAAAGCCATCAACCAGATCTTGTTATTATGGACATTCAAATGCCACTCTTAGACGGTTTAAAAGCAGGGAAACGGATTATTTCTGAAGGCCTTGCTGGCGGTATTATTTTATTAACCGCATTTAGTGATCCCAAAAACACTGAAAAAGCAAAAGGATTCGGAGCATTAGGTTATCTAGTAAAACCACTTGATGAAAAAAGTTTAATCCCAACAGTTGAAATGAGTATTGCCAAAGGGCGAGAAACAAGAAAACTAGAGCAGCAATTAGAAAAGCTCACAAAAAAATTAGAAGAACGAAAAGTGATTGAAAAAGCTAAAGGTGTGCTTATGATTGAGAACAACATCACAGAGGAAGAAGCCTACAACATGATTCGTAATCTGAGCATGGATAAACGTTGTCCAATGATGGAAATCGCAGAAACGATTGTGATGAGCGATGACTAA
- the eutL gene encoding ethanolamine utilization microcompartment protein EutL: MKNDKLPASVLSVKVVSNVDNGLFKQLDLKPHQRSLGIITSDCDDVTYTALDEATKAAEVDVVYAKSMYAGAGNASTKLAGEVIGIIAGPSPAEVKSGLSVAVDFIENGASFVSANEDDSVPYFAHCVSRTGSFLSKEANVAEGQAIAYLIAPPLEAMYALDAALKAADVAIGTFYGPPSETNFGGALLTGSQSACKAACDAFKMAVENVAENPLQY, from the coding sequence ATGAAAAACGATAAATTACCTGCATCCGTTTTAAGCGTCAAAGTTGTATCTAATGTAGACAATGGTTTATTTAAACAACTTGACTTAAAACCGCATCAAAGAAGTCTGGGTATTATTACATCTGATTGTGATGATGTTACATACACAGCACTTGATGAAGCAACAAAAGCAGCAGAAGTAGATGTTGTCTATGCGAAAAGTATGTATGCTGGTGCTGGAAATGCATCCACAAAACTAGCTGGTGAAGTAATCGGTATTATTGCCGGACCAAGCCCAGCTGAAGTAAAAAGTGGCCTTTCAGTTGCAGTAGACTTCATCGAAAATGGCGCTAGCTTTGTTAGTGCAAATGAAGATGATAGCGTACCTTACTTTGCACATTGTGTATCAAGAACAGGTTCTTTCCTTTCAAAAGAAGCAAATGTAGCAGAAGGACAAGCGATTGCTTACTTAATCGCACCGCCACTTGAAGCTATGTATGCTCTAGATGCAGCTCTTAAAGCAGCAGACGTAGCAATTGGAACTTTCTACGGACCACCATCCGAAACTAACTTCGGTGGAGCACTTTTAACAGGTAGTCAATCTGCATGTAAAGCTGCTTGTGATGCGTTCAAAATGGCAGTAGAAAATGTGGCTGAAAATCCACTTCAATATTAA